A single window of Watersipora subatra chromosome 9, tzWatSuba1.1, whole genome shotgun sequence DNA harbors:
- the LOC137404756 gene encoding uncharacterized protein, whose protein sequence is MAKAVSREILVLFVLYLPTFCCLTYEEAIWRAQCQAKCLYKHGSQETPPEYEVLEVYKPYSCQSTACDQCVTACQSPVSTVEDCEELCEKRSCKESCSYLRQLFTSAKTDVSTESIKVTAPDLYCQGYIDDSLLQERTFAYISWEALNGSEAADLPLVFVLSNNFLVVGLTTSTLAHFMNLSADQTYSLQVTAVAQNGIVSPLVSSQMIRISEDQNIADPPAGVRVEAGLVTTEGVNVVVSWRPGQMMSCFYSIYWMSTISGSQGYVHLEAPLPQWKYQITNLLFNENYTIRIYGYESSSRKTESLPAIVQYKTPDCLSSLNYNLSVCAPPTPKSFQAFRLPSNNSTSTDSVLLTWIVEEYAANVTYKLEYQLSPASVLKGKQSQPHHGELLLPQGTTNFTACILQPNQLYKFYLTAESSGGISTPAVVELFTGETKLPVQLYPENASNQTKGKRWNKGFIYIPLTGVVLSVIAAVIYRWYKSKKSFSIKNVSMIDLEYVSDYTDEANAVSLSSFTILSELGSGAFGKVMKAIVKDEAKLPPTLHKNMVVAIKVLKEQASRNSKSPLLTIAEMVRIVQVIVDARRSIGIV, encoded by the exons ATGGCCAAAGCTGTTAGTAGAGAAATTCTAGTTTTGTTTGTCTTGTATTTGCCGACATTTTGCTGCTTAACATATGAAGAGGCCATCTGGAGAGCCCAATGCCAAGCTAAGTGCCTATACAAG CATGGAAGCCAAGAAACACCGCCGGAATATGAGGTGCTGGAGGTGTACAAGCCATATTCGTGTCAGTCAACAGCATGTGATCAGTGCGTGACAGCGTGTCAGTCACCAGTCAGCACAGTAGAAGATTGTGAAGAACTATGT GAAAAGCGTTCTTGCAAAGAGAGTTGCTCCTACTTACGCCAGCTCTTTACCTCAGCAAAAACAG ATGTCAGTACAGAAAGCATAAAAGTGACAGCACCTGACCTCTACTGTCAAGGTTACATAGATGATAGCTTGTTACAAGAAAGAACATTTGCTTATATAAGCTGGGAGGCTTTAAATGGCAGCGAGGCAGCTGACCTTCCTCTAGTTTTCGTTCTAAGCAATAACTTTCTTGTTGTTGGATTG ACAACTTCAACCTTGGCACATTTTATGAATCTCTCTGCTGACCAAACCTACTCACTGCAAGTAACGGCTGTGGCACAAAATGGTATCGTCTCTCCCTTGGTGTCAAGCCAGATGATCAGAATATCTGAAG ATCAGAACATCGCTGATCCACCAGCAGGTGTGCGTGTGGAAGCTGGACTTGTCACCACTGAAGGTGTAAATGTTGTGGTCAGCTGGAGACCAGGCCAAATGATGAGTTGCTTCTATTCTATTTACTGGATGTCTACAATCAGTGGGAGCCAAGGCTATGTCCATCTTGAG GCACCCCTACCACAGTGGAAATACCAGATAACTAATCTATTATTCAACGAGAACTACACCATAAGGATCTATGGCTATGAGAGCAGCAGCAGGAAGACTGAGAGTCTCCCAGCCATAGTGCAGTATAAAACCCCTGATTGTCTCTCTTCACTCAATTATAATCTGTCTGTCTGTG CTCCACCGACTCCAAAGAGCTTTCAGGCCTTCCGTCTGCCCTCTAATAACAGTACAAGCACAGACTCAGTCTTGCTGACATGGATTGTTGAAGAGTACGCTGCCAATGTTACTTATAAACTTGAATACCAGTTGAGCCCTGCTAGTGTCTTAAAAGGGAAACAGTCGCAACCTCACCATGGAGAACTACTGCTGCCTCAA GGGACGACCAACTTCACAGCGTGCATCTTGCAGCCTAACCAGCTGTACAAGTTTTACCTTACCGCTGAATCATCGGGTGGTATTAGCACCCCTGCTGTAGTGGAGCTGTTCACTGGAGAAACCAAACTACCTGTACAATTGTATCCAGAAAATGCTTCAAATCAGACAAAAG GGAAAAGATGGAACAAGGGGTTTATCTATATACCTCTTACAGGAGTTGTCTTGTCTGTAATTGCAGCAGTGATTTATCGTTGGTATAAATCAAAGAAGTCATTCTCTATTAAG AACGTTTCAATGATCGATCTGGAATATGTATCGGACTATACTGATGAAGCGAATGCAGTTAGCCTAAGTTCTTTCACAATCCTCTCTGAACTCGGGTCGGGAGCTTTTGGTAAAGTAATGAAAGCAATAGTGAAAGATGAGGCTAAACTTCCTCCAACACTCCATAAAAACATGGTAGTAGCTATAAAGGTGCTTAAAG AGCAAGCTAGTCGGAACAGCAAATCACCATTGCTCACCATTGCTGAAATGGTGCGCATTGTACAGGTGATCGTTGATGCTCGGCGAAGTATTGGGatagtttga